tatgatggaaaaatttgttaagaaatattttccagcttctaagtccgcgagactccaacaagaaattacccaattctgacAAAAGCCGATGAAAACCTTATATGAAGCATGTAATCGGTTTTCCAAAATGctgagaggttgtccaaaccatggtctggataccttccaacaagttcaaattttttacaagggttgtgatgttgcaacccgaatttccattgatcaagcggccggaggttcactcatggacaaaaccgagaaagaggcttatgagataatcgagaagcaagccgattattctcatgagtggcatcaagaacgaccaattacacgtaatgctcaagtccatagCGCcgatgcttatgatgaccttagttccctaagtgtgaaaatagacgatGTTGctcaaaacatggacaaaatcaccaaggaaattcatagtatgaaggtaggttgtgaatactgtggtggtctccatttaggaaaagaatgtgatgccggtttaacaatggctcaaaaagaagaagtggctttcataagccaaagaaataatggCCACTACCAGAAATAATTGCTGAATGGGTTACCTTCAAATTGTGTGCCGTTGTCACTTACTATTTCATTTAGTACTCCAAACCGACAGACGATattttcccatacaaaatttcagaTCTGTTTGCCCGAAATTGTTTTCAGCGGTTTGGCTTCTACCCACTTTGTAAAGTAATCAATGGCCACTACCAGAAACTTTACACCTCCTGGGCCTGTGGGGAATGACcccactatgtcaattgcccatttacagAATGGCCATGGAGACACGATCGGTATCATTGGATGTCGCGGAGCTTTGCTTACTGGTGCATGCAGCTGACACGATTGACATTTACGTATTACCTCCGCGGCATCTGTGTACATTGACGGCCAATAGTACCGAGCTGCATTATTTTGGACGCAACTATTTTGTGTCCCCAGTGCAAAGCGCACATTCCCTCGTGCACTTCCCATATGATCGATTCAGCTTGAGTTGTATTAAGACACTGCAAATGGGGTCCCAGAAAAGACTTTCTGTATAGAATTCCTTTGTTTAACAAATACATTGGTGCTTTCATCTTAATCTTTCTTGCTTCCATTAAATCTATTGGCAATGTTCCTTTGTTCAAAAATTCTACTATCGGTGTCATCCAACTCTGCTTCTCTTCTTCAACTGCGGCAGATATACCGTCTGTCTCGATGGATTTTACTTTCACTTCCTCGacccaaatttctttcttaaaGTGGCTGAATGTTAAGGCTGCTAACTTACTGAGCGCATCCACTTTTTTATTCGATGTTCTTGAAATCTGAGTTATCTGAAATAAATCGAAGTCTACCGCAAGCTCTTGCACAAGTTTCAAGTATTTTTGCATCGATTCATCATGTGCTTCAACTATTCCATTGAATTGGTTTGCAACTAACTGTGAATAAACTTATACAGACAGCTCCTTTACCTCGAGATATTTTGCTACCCGCATTCCGGATAACAACGCTTCATACTCAGCTTCATTGTTTGTTACAGGGAAGCTAAAGCGCAATGCGAAGGTATATTCTTCTCCTTCTTGACTTTTTAGGACTATTCCTGCCCCTGCGCCTTCTGGACCGCAAGCCCCATCTGTGTGCATTTCCCACAGCTGCTCGGGCGAaggtggtatttcttttgattcatgcgagacttcgatatctccggctgtttcagccagataatctgctaggacttgtccttttaccgcacttcttggtgagaagcttatctcatgctcacccaattcaatagcccatttggccatgcTACCAGAATTTTCTAGTTTATATAGCACCTGATCAACAGGTATCAGCGAATGTAAACTTGCTAGAACGTATCAAGCAACTTTAAGTTTTTTGACAATACGTTGTTTTTTGTCATACCTGCTTTATTGGCTGGTTTGTTAGGACCATTATTGGATGCGCTCGAAAATATCTCCTTAAGCGTCTAGCCGTATGCACGAGCGCATAAACCAGTTTTTCAATTACAGGGTAGTTTAATTCGCTTCCTGTTAAAGCTTTGCTAACAAATATACATGCATTTGTACCTGTCCGcacatcataatatatatatatgataaatgactattgaataattgtaacatccgtgttacatccgtcccacatcggttggagaggggaacgaagcatgccttataagggtgtggagacctttcctagcatgacgcgttttgggaccacaagcgcagcagatcctgtgagaactctgcagttaagcgtgcttaggcgagagcactaccaggatgggtgacctcctgggaaagtgttcgtcgtgtgtggtcgccaagaaaaatctgtgagcaacctacgggggagacaagggtacgtccctatctctgcaaagtggacaatatcatgctacggggaacgtgttacctgggttgttacagatggtatcagagccaggccccagaccaaacgtgcacagcgaggacgctgtgtcccattaggggggaggattgtaacatccgtgttacatccgtcccacatcggttggagaggggaacgaagcatgccttataagggtgtggagacctttcctagcatgacgcgttttgggaccacaagcgcagcagatcctgtgagaactctgcagttaagcgtgctcaggcgagagcactaccaggatgggtgacctcctgggaaagtgctcgtcgtgtttggtcgccaagaaaaatccgtgcgcctatgggcaaagcggacaatatcatgctacggggaacgtttacctggggtgttacaataAGAAACAACTAGATTTTGATTTGAAGAGCGTACATGTCCCCTGTTTGCTATTAATACTGAACTTATTGCTTCTTTTGATGCTGCTAAGTATAGTATCAATGTTTCTCCCGCAATCGGCGCAGTCATTGTTGGCAACTCTTTTAACAACTTTTTCATTTCCTGAAATGCCAGTTCCGCCTCCTCTGTCCATTTGAAATCCGTTTTCTTTAAGCAGTTTTTTAATGTCCCGAAAAGGGGAAGCGATCACTCTGCGGATTTTGATAAGAACCTTGTTAATGCCGCCATTTTACCCgttaaactttgcacttcttttttATTTCTGGGTGACGGCATATTTTCGATTGCCTCTATTTTCTTTGGATTTGCGCGTATCCCGCGCTCAGTtattatatgaccaagaaattttccttcttcttctccaaaactgcACTTCGACGGTTGAGCTTCATAATTATATTTCTCAACGATGCAAACGTTTCTAATATATCTTTCAATAAACCTTGTTCTGTTGTGCTTTTTATCACCAAATCATCAACATACGCTTCCAAATTTCTGCCAATATGACCTTTGAAAGCCTTGTCTATTACGCGCTGGTATGTTGCTCCCGCATTCTTTAGACCAAATGGCATCTTGGTGTAGCAGTATATTCCCTGGCTTGTGTGAAAAGTAGTTTTATCCTCGTCATCTGCTGCCATCTGTATCtgatggtatcctttgtacgcatccaaaaaacatttatatCGGAAGCCTGCCAGCAACTCGACTTTCCAGTCTATTCAGGTAGGAGATAATTATCTTTGGGACAGGCTTTGTTAATGTCCGTGAAGTCGACACACATACCACGACCCATCAGGCTTTTTTTACCAGTACCGGGTTTGCTACCCACATTTGGTACCTTACCTCTCGTAATATATTTGCTTTGACCAACTTGTCAACCTCCGCTTTCAACCATCGGCTTCTTTCCGGTGCCATACCGCGTTTCTTTTGTCGTACTGGCGTCAGACTTGGATTTGCATTAAGTTTATGCTCAGCAATTTCTCTTGGTACACCAGTCATGTCTGCTTCTTTCCATTCAAAGAcagctgatgttaaagctaaggggtataaaatactattaaattttacaagaaaatactattaaatacgatacagttttacacaagatatttatttatttatagaatggatatacttaaaccttgctacaacacttataggcagtgtacctaatcgtacagtagtgtagtttttagtaagtccggtttattccacagggaatcttttaaacaaagcttaacgctatattagtttaatttataaaaatacaaatatatatataagtaatattattattataaaggggggtttttaccgtttaatgaccggtttgtcgattttaaaaaactttagtctcatttaaaacctaatgtaaaatattaaataaataaaagacttaatttaaagcgtaaaataaataacgataatgaaattgcgataaataaaagtgcgataaaataaaataacaataaataaaagtgcgataattaaaagtgcaattaaatatgaaaataaaggaaattaaatatgaaataaaggaattatgcttatttaaacttccgtaatcatgatgtttgacgtgttaattttagttttatgcccatgggttaattgtcctttgtcctggattattcaatatgtccgtctgatttttgtccataacagtccatcagtcataaatataaagtgcgagtatcctcgtcaaattatccttatacccgaagtcaaatattccaactaattggggacttaaactgtaacaaggtcttaatactttgtttaataattacaccaggatatcgactgagtgtaacccaaggttttaatactttgttatcaattatgccaagtgtccttgtacataatttcacccctgttttaataattctagtgactattaattcattcccgtgtccggttaaatgaacgattattcatacatataaatatcccgcccatcgtgtccgaattgagtgtatatggttatttataggtacgtccaattgtaaatctttatattaaaattaacaaactatcatttagttaaacaaatataaagcccattaatagcccatagtctaatttccacaagtgtcgttcttttgtccaaaccccaattatggtacaaagcccaattacccaattttagtaattagcccaacatcatgattacttcggattaaataagcataataataagttagctacgagacattaaattaaaaaggttaaacataacttacaatgattaaaaatagcgtagcattacacggacagaatttcgacttacacccttacaacattcgctaacatacccttcttCATTGATTcttttgtccacttgtttgtggatgatatgcagtggagattttatgagttactccatatcttttaagaactttctcaagttgattgttacataaatgagtaccccgatcacttattaaagctttcggtgttccaaaccttgcaaaaagacgttttaaaaagttgactacaactcgtgcatcgttagttgggagagcttgtgcttccgcccatttagatacataatcaatggctacgagaatatatagattattatgagattttggaaatggacccataaagtcaataccccaaatgtcaaatacttcacatacttgaatgacattttgtggcatttcatcacgttgacttatttttccggccctttgacaagcatcacaggatttgcaaagaaggtgtgtgtctttgtaaattgtaggccaatagaatccagcatcataaacttttcttgctgttagttgaggcccataatgccctcctgttggtcctgtgtgacaatggtttaagattttactagcttcatctctgaatacacatcggcgtattattccatctggacaacttttaaacaaatgtggatcttccctgaaatagtgttttatatcactgaagaatttctttcatttttggtacgataatcctttttcaaggaatccacatgctaagtagtttgcatagtctgcaaaccatggaatttcattataatctatcttcaatagatattcatcaggaaagttgtcttgtattgccgattcatttagaacttctaattcaggattttcaagacgagaaagatgatcagcggcgagattttttgctcctcttttatctcggatttcaatatcgaactcttgtaagattaagatccaacggattaatcttggtttggcatcttgttttgaaaataggtatctaagagcagaatggtcggtatagaccatcgtttttgctagaacgagatatgaacgaaatttgtcaaaagcaaagacaatagcaaggagttcttttttagtagttgtatagttcgtttgtgctccttgtaacgtcttactagcataatatataggttgaaatcgtttttcaatcctttatcctaaaacggctcccattgcaaaatcacttgcatcgcacataagttcaaacggtagatttcaatttggtgttatcatgatcggcgcattagtgagtttctctttaagtatattaaaagatttgatacattcatgtgaaaagatgaatggagcatccttttctaggagtttattcataggagtagcaattttagaaaaatcttttatgaaacgtcggtaaaaaccggcatgccctaaaaaactcctaactcctctaacattggtgggatgtggaagtttagcaattacatctactttagctctatccacttcaattccttcctttgagattttatgtccaagaacgatgccttctttaaccatgaaatggcatttctcccaattaagtactagatttgattgttcgcatctaataagcattcgttctagattaactagacatgtttcaaatgtatcaccgaagactgaaaagtcatccatgaaaacttccattcattcttctatcatgtcatgaaaaatcaccatcatgcacctttgaaaggttgcaggggcgttgaaaagtccaaatggcatgcgtttgtaagcaaaagtaccataaggtcacgtgaatgtggttttctcttggtcttcgggtgctattggaatttgaaaatatccgaaaaaaccatctagaaaacaatagtaactgtttccggctaacctttccaacatttgatcaatgaaaggtaagggaaagtgatcttttctggtggcgtcatttaattttctataatcaatacatacacgccatcctgttacagtcctagtaggaataagctcatttttctcatttgtgatgacagtcatgccacccttcttaggcacgcattgaactgggcttacccatggactatcagagattgaataaattaaacctgcatctagcagtttaataatttctttcttaacaacatcttgcatattaggatttagtcttcattggcgttgcacatacgttttatgaccttcttccataaggattttatgtgtgcaatacgaaggacttattccttttatatcatgaatcttccatgcaatggctggtttatgagctttcaacacataaatgagttgagatttttcattttcagtaagagaagacgatattattacaggtaattcagattcaccatgtaaataagcgtattccaaatggtttggaagtggctttaactctaatgtcggtggttcttctatcgatgatttgtatcgatatctgtcttcttcttttagcatttgaatttcttctgttgttggttcatatccattagctattagtgtagctaacatttcagtttcatcaattggttcagttccttctcctaaagaacattctcatgttccttgtaattctggaaattcttctaacaattctgcatgtgattctatagtttgaatataataacatgtatcatctgcagattccggttgttgcattgctctatcaactgaaaaggtaacactctcgtcctctatactttgggtcagtttcttaccaaacacgtctatcattgctttagccgtgttcaagaatggtcttcctaatatgagaggaacttgagaatcttcttccatgtccagaacaacaaaatctactggaaatactaaagtaccaactttaactagcatgttctccattatccctctaggatattttattgatcgatcggctagttgtatgcttattcttgttggtttcaattctccaaggtctagtttagtgtataatgaatacggcattaaatttatactagcacctaagtctgccaatgcttctattgaactaagactacccagaaaacatagaattgtgaaacttcctggatcagatagtttttctggtatcttattcaacagcactgctgaacaattagcattcatagtaacggccgagagttcttccattttctttctatttgagattagatctttcagaaatttagcatatctaggcattcctgaaattacatcaatgaaaggaagattgacatttatttgtttaaacatatccaagaatttagattgctcggcttcaagtctctcttttttcattttactcgggtagggaagtggtggttggtatggtttaacataaggtttagccttaactgtgttatcttcattaaccttttcaactaccggttctttttccttatcttgttcaggttgtggttcttgtggagtaggaatagcttcatcagaaattacaggtatttcaggtggtttaagtgttgtaccacttcttgtggtaatggctttagctgtttcattccgtgggttagcatttgtatcactaggtagactacccagttttctttcacctattaaccttgctaggttacttacttcttgttccaaattttgaatagaagcttgttgatttctaaatgcttgagcattttgttcattggtttgtttttgagatgtgaaaaactgtgtttgagtttcaactagcttcgtcatcatatcttctaaattcggctttttatcatcagtttgtggtggtttgttttgaaaattaggtctttgctgattgtaagtattattggatacttgttgattgctaggaccttgttgattgttgtaaggaacatttcggttataattctggttttgattgtaaatcggtcttggcagttgataattattctgataattattttcaggcctttggtttatgtatgaaatattctctctttgttccattgttagttcaatactgagacaatcttttgtcaaatgtggtcctccacactgctcacaactaattcgtattgagtgaatatctttagtcatcttttccattcgtctctcgacagcgtctatctttgcggaaatggaatctaagtcatggctagaatcggctctagctgctttagatgatctaatgatatctttttcttggtgccactcatgtgagtgggaagcagtgttatcaataattttgtaagcatcagttttggttttctttataatagaaccaccagctgcaatatctatgtctttccttgtagtgatgtcgcatccttggtagaatatttgtactatttgacaagtgtctaaaccatgttgtggacatcctcttaataactttccaaatcttgtccacgcctcatacatagtttcattcggtttctgtgtgaacgtaacaatttctccttgaagtcttacggctttagatgccggaaagaattgtttaagaaatttttcaactaaaacgtcccatgtatcaattgccccttcaggtaacgattccaaccaatctttggcttctccctttaaagtccagggaaataacatgagatatatctgttcatcttcaacttctcttattttaaatagtgtgcagattctattaaaggtacgaagatgttcatttggatcttccttcggcgtaccactaaattggcattgatttgttaccatgtgtagaatttgtcctttgatttcataatctggcgcattaatgtcaggatgagtaattgcgtgaccttggccagtgcatttagctcgcattcggtcttccatacttaaaggttccagattctccataattgaatttgttgaatctgaatcactagaggattctgatttaatggttcgttcctcaacaatctctatttgaatgattggtggttccggaggaaaaattaatggttcaggatctatgaatcgtccctgaatattctccggattctcaattctgaggtcgggttcaaaaaatggattatcggaaatttgaattggagtacttggtcgactggatgacgattctaaagaaaaatcaacggcgacaatatttgctagatgtcttgatctggttacaggtggtgaacgtacaaaaggtattgaacgtcttgctcagtgcattcactgaatatcctattagtttttaaaagaaaagaaaaattatataagttatccaattaatagacttttctgattttgcccacgtttcgaatagccaaaagattcagcagaggggcatgattcatttggtctcaatataattgagtactgtttggctccaataacccggtccacgtacaaatccaactattactacgaaccataaaagtttgatgtctatcaatttaaccacttaaaataaattttcgtaattttaagaaatttagataagaagtagaataaaaatctatgtcctaaaactagaatgacgagaaataagaaagaaaaagagcgcgtcagaaaaggtcgaaaaagaaaagggttgaaaaataaaaggcgtcgaaaaataagaaagaaaaagagtgacttataaaactttaaaacactcgactaacccaaccttattactatcactaacttaaaattaaaattgcaaattgagattactaattggagtgataattgatacataggtaataggcgtcgaaaaataaaaataagaaagtagcgcgttgaaacttaaaaaggaactaaaaactaagaattaaaagttgcgtctaaaaatattaaagcttactagtaaaactatatcccaaatggcaataacttaaaaaggtactaaaatttaaaaagggcgtcgcaaaattctaaagcacttaaatcttagcctaaagaaaaagcacttaagggattttacggcaaagcctaaaaatctagaaataaaaataactatggcaaaaactaagtttaaaactaagtacgagtgataaaatacaaatattacgctaaaataattaaaaagggacaaaatataaaaatatactaaaagttgtaaaaagtacaatttttataaaaatattatttttatattatttattttataaaagtattaagtttatataaattaaataacctaattaaaactaaataatacaaaataaataacaaaactaaattaactaataaaatactaaaccctaattagggtttaagtataattaataataatactccgtaatgattactgaattagggttgtatgtggcctgtcagaagacctcatgcgatcgcatgagtttatgccttcgggctcatgcgatcgtatgagcttgAATTTTGGGCCAGTTTACGGGCTGTAACAGTACCAGGCTCgagtatttattattttttttctgttttaaatatttatataatataattacaaaatatttaaataaaatttatatttttacaaactaaaataaaaataaagaaactttataaaacttatatatttaacaaaatcttaaaaatatttatatttttgttttctttttatatttttgaatttttaaaacgtatttttacaaaagcgtattttaataaaagtaaactaaaaataaaaatcctttttttaatatattagcgttgcgcttccggcttttaagctagatttcgatccccggcagcggcgccaaaaatacttgatgttaaagctaaggggtatagaatactattaaattttacaaggaaatactattaaatacgatacaattttacacacgatatttatttatttatagaatggatatacttaaaccttgctacaacacttataggcagtgtacctaatcgtacagtagagtagtttttagtaagtccggttcgttccacagggaatcttttaaacaaagcttaacgctatattattttaatttataaaaatacaaatatatatatatatatataagtaatattattattataaaggggggtttttactgtttaatgaccggtttgtcgattttaaaaaactttagtcgcagttaaaacctaatgtaaaatattaaataaataaaagacttaatttaaagcataaaataaataacgataatgaaattgcgataaataaaagtgcgataaaataaaataacaataaataaaagtgcgataattaaaagtgcaattaaatatgaaaataaaggaaattaaatatgaaataaaggaattatgcttatttaaacttccgtaatcatgatgtttgacgtgttaattttagttttatgcccatgggttaattgtcctttgtcctggattattcaatatgtccgtctggtttttgtccataacagtccatcagtcataaatataaagtgcgagtatcctcgtcaaattatccttatacccgaagtcaaatattccaactaattggggacttaaactgtaacaaggtcttaatactttgtttaataattacaccaggatatcgactgagtgtaacccaaggttttaatactttgttatcaattatgccaagtgtccttgtacataatttcacccctgttttaataattctagtgactattatttcattcccgtgtccggttaaatgaacgattattcatacatataaatatcccgcccatcgtgtccgaattgagtgtatatggttatttataggtacgtccaattgtaaatctttatattaaaatta
This genomic window from Rutidosis leptorrhynchoides isolate AG116_Rl617_1_P2 chromosome 2, CSIRO_AGI_Rlap_v1, whole genome shotgun sequence contains:
- the LOC139888224 gene encoding uncharacterized protein; its protein translation is MHTDGACGPEGAGAGIVLKSQEGEEYTFALRFSFPVTNNEAEYEALLSGMRLVANQFNGIVEAHDESMQKYLKLVQELAVDFDLFQITQISRTSNKKVDALSKLAALTFSHFKKEIWVEEVKVKSIETDGISAAVEEEKQSWMTPIVEFLNKGTLPIDLMEARKIKMKAPMYLLNKGILYRKSFLGPHLQCLNTTQAESIIWEVHEGMCALHWGHKIVASKIMQLGTIGRQCTQMPRR